In Collimonas arenae, a single genomic region encodes these proteins:
- a CDS encoding efflux RND transporter permease subunit, producing MSGSSQHLPPQSRLHRLVAGLESVLFKRRFAVLLTFAVFTVCMAVLALGLRMSAGFEKTLPQQHEYIKTFNQYREALFGANRLIVVVHARRGTIWNPPVLRQLLGVTDAVNYLQGVDRSSVMSLWTPNVFFTEITEEGFKALPITGGDIIPEKLNPQVIADIRERVVAGGYLGNLVSRDQTSAMVLAELQDSDPQTGQPLDYRAFNQLLENKVRKQFENADVDIQIIGFAKAIGDIGEEASKVMVFFGIALLLTGLSVYWYCRSLRLTLLPLVCSLSSLVWQFGTLRLLGFGLDPLAILVPFLVFAIGVSHGVQQINFIVREIADGKNTEQAARHSFTGLLIPGTLALVTAFISFITLTLIPIPMIRELAIAASIGVGYKIVTNLVMLPIAASCFSFSRDYAQRAIGRREQHSRWLSWLALVARPRNAWIVVALGTALFGVAVWQSQGRHVGSLQAGAAELRPEARFNRDAADITARFDVGLDWLTVVFEVAPTGKLDACARPDAQLFMDDFAQQMSGVPGVMSVRSVADVLKGVNAGLNEGNPKMNTITRDARGLGSQFGSANNQLHGFSSSDCRAQGVNLYLSDHKATTIKGVVAAVEEFRRNNQLNGVKIRLASGNAGVQAATNEVLERSELPMMLYVYAAILILVLLAYRDWRAMLACCLPLTVATWLGYWFMKDLNIGLTVATLPVMVLATGIGVDYAFYIYNRLQLHLGAGVDISSAVERTLHETGVATIFTALTLSIGVATWSFSPLQFQADMGKLLTFMFLVNMVMAVTLLPAFAVVLESLFPRRSGTLRAPSFAAH from the coding sequence ATGAGCGGTTCAAGTCAACATCTCCCGCCGCAAAGCCGGCTGCACAGGCTGGTTGCGGGGCTGGAGTCGGTTCTCTTCAAACGGCGTTTTGCAGTGCTGCTGACCTTTGCGGTATTCACCGTATGCATGGCGGTGCTGGCGCTGGGCTTGCGCATGTCGGCCGGTTTCGAAAAGACCTTGCCGCAGCAGCATGAATATATCAAGACCTTCAACCAGTACCGGGAAGCGCTGTTCGGCGCCAACCGCCTGATCGTGGTGGTGCATGCGCGCCGAGGCACGATATGGAATCCGCCGGTGCTGCGCCAGTTGCTGGGTGTGACCGATGCGGTGAATTATTTGCAAGGCGTGGACCGCAGCAGCGTCATGTCCCTGTGGACGCCGAACGTGTTCTTCACCGAAATCACGGAGGAGGGCTTCAAGGCGCTGCCGATCACCGGCGGCGACATCATCCCGGAAAAGCTGAATCCGCAAGTGATCGCCGACATCCGTGAGCGCGTCGTCGCCGGCGGTTATCTCGGCAACCTGGTGTCGCGTGACCAGACCAGCGCCATGGTGCTGGCCGAGCTGCAAGACAGCGATCCGCAAACCGGCCAGCCGCTCGATTACCGCGCCTTCAACCAACTGCTGGAAAACAAGGTACGCAAACAGTTTGAAAATGCCGACGTCGATATCCAGATCATCGGCTTCGCCAAAGCCATCGGCGATATCGGCGAAGAAGCCAGCAAGGTCATGGTGTTCTTCGGCATCGCCTTGCTGCTGACCGGCTTGTCGGTGTACTGGTATTGCCGCTCCCTGCGGCTGACCTTGCTGCCGCTGGTGTGTTCGCTCAGTTCGCTGGTGTGGCAATTCGGCACTTTGCGGCTGCTTGGTTTCGGCCTCGATCCGCTGGCGATCCTGGTGCCGTTCCTGGTGTTCGCCATCGGAGTGTCGCACGGCGTACAGCAGATCAATTTCATCGTACGCGAGATTGCCGACGGCAAGAATACCGAACAGGCAGCACGCCACAGCTTCACCGGCCTGCTGATACCGGGCACGCTGGCGCTGGTGACCGCCTTCATCAGCTTCATCACGCTGACCTTGATTCCGATTCCGATGATCCGCGAACTGGCGATTGCGGCATCGATAGGCGTCGGCTACAAGATCGTCACCAACCTGGTGATGCTGCCGATTGCAGCTTCGTGCTTTAGTTTTTCGCGCGATTACGCGCAACGCGCCATCGGCCGCCGCGAGCAGCATAGCCGTTGGTTGAGCTGGCTGGCGCTGGTAGCGCGGCCGCGCAATGCATGGATCGTGGTGGCCTTGGGAACCGCTCTGTTCGGCGTCGCCGTCTGGCAAAGCCAGGGACGTCATGTCGGCAGTCTGCAAGCCGGCGCTGCCGAGCTGCGACCGGAGGCGCGTTTCAACCGCGACGCCGCCGATATCACGGCGCGTTTCGATGTCGGCCTGGATTGGCTGACCGTCGTGTTTGAAGTAGCGCCGACCGGCAAGCTGGATGCCTGCGCGCGACCCGACGCGCAATTGTTCATGGACGATTTTGCGCAACAGATGAGTGGCGTCCCCGGCGTGATGTCGGTGCGCTCTGTGGCCGATGTGCTGAAGGGCGTCAACGCCGGCCTCAACGAAGGCAATCCGAAGATGAACACCATCACCCGCGATGCGCGCGGTCTTGGCTCGCAGTTCGGCAGCGCGAATAACCAGCTGCATGGTTTCTCCTCATCCGATTGCCGGGCGCAAGGCGTCAACCTGTACCTGAGCGACCACAAGGCGACCACCATCAAAGGCGTAGTCGCAGCCGTCGAAGAATTCCGCCGCAACAACCAGCTGAACGGAGTCAAGATCCGCCTGGCCAGCGGCAACGCCGGGGTCCAGGCTGCCACCAACGAAGTGCTGGAACGCAGCGAACTGCCGATGATGCTATACGTGTACGCGGCGATTTTGATACTGGTGCTGCTGGCCTATCGCGACTGGCGCGCCATGCTGGCTTGCTGCCTGCCTTTGACGGTGGCCACCTGGCTGGGTTACTGGTTCATGAAGGACTTGAATATCGGCCTCACCGTGGCGACCTTGCCGGTGATGGTGCTGGCGACCGGCATCGGCGTCGACTACGCGTTCTATATTTACAACCGCCTGCAATTGCATCTCGGCGCCGGCGTCGATATCAGCAGCGCGGTAGAGCGCACCTTGCATGAAACCGGCGTGGCGACCATCTTTACCGCGCTGACGCTATCGATAGGCGTGGCGACCTGGTCGTTCTCGCCGCTGCAATTCCAGGCCGACATGGGCAAGCTCCTGACCTTCATGTTCCTGGTCAACATGGTGATGGCGGTGACGTTGCTGCCGGCTTTTGCGGTGGTGCTGGAGAGTCTGTTTCCCCGTCGTTCCGGCACACTGCGCGCGCCATCTTTTGCCGCTCATTGA
- a CDS encoding nuclear transport factor 2 family protein, with the protein MTELNHSATIADQAHAIASRYIAAWSETDVARRRALIATVFTPEAVYLDPMARSAGHDGLDAMIGAVQQQFAGLRFKLHGKQDGHNDVVRFFWTLGADGAEPVAYGTDIAVVAADGRISKVTGFLDAMALPA; encoded by the coding sequence ATGACTGAACTCAATCACAGCGCAACCATTGCCGACCAGGCCCACGCTATCGCCAGCCGCTACATCGCAGCCTGGAGCGAAACCGACGTCGCCCGCCGCCGCGCCCTGATCGCGACAGTATTCACGCCCGAAGCCGTGTATCTCGATCCGATGGCGCGCAGCGCCGGCCACGACGGCCTGGACGCCATGATCGGCGCGGTGCAGCAACAGTTTGCCGGGCTGCGTTTCAAACTGCATGGCAAACAGGATGGCCACAACGATGTGGTGCGCTTTTTCTGGACCCTAGGGGCCGACGGTGCGGAACCGGTGGCTTACGGCACCGACATCGCGGTGGTGGCCGCCGACGGCCGCATCAGCAAGGTCACCGGCTTCCTGGATGCAATGGCGCTTCCTGCATAG
- a CDS encoding helix-turn-helix domain-containing protein, translating into MGASQLAAEAGSKEDSERAARNRYFNDFAAALRYWRDKRGYSQLRLSTESQISQRHISFLESGRSQPSRELILKLGTVLDIPLRQRNVMLLAAGFAPAYQERKLSDPELASVKQALDFMLAQQAPYPALVVDRLWNLVMSNGPAAMMIRWLLDMPDAQPIPREGVNVLKLMLDPQAIRKYLVNWQDVSADLLHWIQREAMSDGPGSEATGLLEQLVALPGVKAATQAPNLDTRVLPFLAMTIRKDDVELNLFTSITTMGTPHDVTVHELRIESFFPADAVTAAWFKSRA; encoded by the coding sequence ATGGGTGCATCACAACTGGCAGCGGAAGCGGGTAGCAAAGAGGACTCCGAGCGGGCCGCCCGCAACCGCTATTTCAACGACTTTGCAGCGGCCCTGCGTTACTGGCGCGACAAACGCGGCTATAGCCAGCTGCGTTTGTCGACCGAAAGCCAGATCTCCCAGCGCCACATCAGTTTCCTGGAAAGCGGGCGCTCGCAACCGAGCCGGGAACTGATCCTCAAACTCGGCACGGTGCTGGACATCCCGCTGCGCCAGCGCAATGTGATGCTGCTGGCGGCGGGATTCGCACCGGCCTATCAGGAGCGTAAATTGTCCGATCCGGAACTGGCCTCGGTCAAGCAGGCGCTGGATTTCATGCTGGCCCAGCAGGCACCGTACCCGGCGCTGGTGGTAGACCGGCTGTGGAACCTGGTCATGAGCAACGGCCCGGCCGCCATGATGATCCGCTGGCTGCTGGACATGCCGGATGCGCAGCCAATCCCGCGTGAAGGCGTCAACGTCCTCAAGCTGATGCTGGACCCGCAAGCGATCCGCAAATACCTCGTCAACTGGCAAGACGTCAGCGCCGATCTGCTGCATTGGATCCAGCGCGAAGCCATGAGCGACGGCCCCGGCAGCGAAGCCACCGGATTGCTGGAGCAATTGGTAGCGCTTCCTGGCGTCAAAGCCGCGACGCAAGCGCCGAATCTCGACACGCGCGTGCTGCCGTTCCTGGCGATGACGATCCGCAAGGATGACGTTGAACTGAACCTGTTCACCTCGATCACCACCATGGGCACGCCGCACGACGTCACCGTGCACGAGCTGCGGATAGAGTCGTTCTTCCCGGCGGATGCGGTGACTGCCGCCTGGTTTAAAAGCCGCGCCTAG
- a CDS encoding DUF3455 domain-containing protein — MLRKISGITLACCTLLTACATTPAIAPITVPDNLNVAPGQTLSLEAKATGVQIYQCGEAKTDAGKFVWNFVAPQADLFDQDGKKIGKHYAGPTWESTDGSKVVGAVQAQSKSPDANDIAWLLLSAKSTSGIGVFGMTKSIQRLQTLGGAAPSDGCDQAHLGQETRVPYQAIYRFYSAKS; from the coding sequence ATGTTGAGAAAGATATCGGGCATCACGCTGGCATGCTGCACATTGCTGACCGCTTGCGCAACCACGCCGGCGATCGCACCGATTACGGTCCCGGACAACCTGAATGTCGCACCCGGCCAGACCTTGTCGCTGGAAGCCAAGGCGACCGGCGTGCAAATTTACCAATGCGGCGAAGCGAAAACCGACGCCGGAAAATTCGTGTGGAATTTCGTAGCGCCACAGGCCGATCTGTTCGACCAGGACGGCAAGAAAATAGGCAAGCACTATGCCGGCCCGACCTGGGAATCGACCGATGGCAGCAAGGTGGTCGGCGCTGTGCAGGCGCAAAGCAAGAGCCCGGATGCAAACGATATTGCATGGCTGCTGCTGAGCGCCAAATCGACTTCCGGCATCGGCGTTTTCGGCATGACGAAAAGCATCCAGCGCTTGCAGACTCTCGGTGGTGCTGCACCGTCCGACGGCTGCGACCAGGCACATCTTGGGCAGGAAACGCGTGTGCCTTATCAGGCTATTTATCGTTTTTACTCAGCGAAGTCTTAG
- a CDS encoding WD40/YVTN/BNR-like repeat-containing protein: MRSMPIISRKYKTPLTGWLSAAFLALSAFSTVAHAAESVTSDWPTNRPAQIRAQAASTSLLAATVAGEGPGGRIIAVGDHGVILLSDDGKTYRQARSVPTRTMLTSVVFIDRNNGWAAGHDGVILKTADGGDTWKLLRQQYGEEQPILSIWFGDASNGLAVGLFGMALSTADGGRTWGQVKLSDGDAADRHLYRILATQSGALLIMAEAGTVFRSEDGGKHWEVIDTGEKGSLWSAVAFSDNGVSTVVAVGMRGHIIRSTDDGKSWQAIASGTTQSLTDVARLSGSGQNLAIGGMGGTLLSSSDGGRHFKSEKNLEDAPITALLKAPGAGPAQLALFSMAGVLQPPAAKP; encoded by the coding sequence ATGCGATCAATGCCAATCATCTCGCGTAAGTACAAGACGCCATTGACCGGCTGGCTAAGCGCAGCCTTTTTGGCGCTGTCGGCCTTCAGCACAGTTGCTCACGCCGCGGAGTCCGTCACCTCCGATTGGCCCACCAATCGCCCCGCACAGATTCGTGCGCAGGCCGCCAGCACTTCCTTGCTGGCGGCAACCGTCGCCGGAGAAGGGCCTGGCGGCCGGATCATCGCCGTCGGCGATCACGGCGTCATTCTGCTCTCCGACGACGGCAAGACATATCGCCAGGCCCGCAGCGTGCCGACCCGCACTATGCTGACCTCGGTGGTCTTCATCGACCGCAACAACGGCTGGGCCGCCGGCCACGATGGCGTGATCCTGAAAACCGCCGACGGCGGCGATACCTGGAAGCTCTTGCGCCAGCAATACGGCGAAGAGCAGCCGATCTTGTCGATCTGGTTTGGCGACGCCAGCAACGGCCTGGCAGTGGGTTTGTTCGGCATGGCGCTGAGCACCGCCGACGGCGGCCGGACATGGGGTCAAGTGAAGCTGAGCGATGGCGACGCCGCCGACCGGCATCTGTACCGGATTCTCGCCACTCAAAGCGGCGCGCTGCTGATCATGGCCGAGGCCGGCACGGTGTTCCGTTCGGAAGACGGCGGCAAGCATTGGGAGGTGATCGACACTGGCGAGAAAGGCTCGCTATGGAGCGCTGTGGCGTTTTCCGACAATGGCGTCAGCACCGTGGTGGCGGTCGGCATGCGCGGCCACATCATCCGCAGCACCGACGATGGCAAGAGCTGGCAAGCGATCGCCTCCGGCACCACGCAATCGCTGACCGACGTCGCCCGGCTATCGGGATCGGGGCAAAACCTGGCGATTGGCGGCATGGGCGGCACGCTATTGTCCAGCAGCGATGGCGGCCGTCATTTCAAATCTGAGAAAAACCTCGAAGACGCACCCATCACCGCACTGCTCAAAGCGCCCGGTGCCGGGCCGGCGCAGCTGGCGCTGTTTTCCATGGCCGGCGTGCTGCAACCGCCTGCTGCCAAGCCATAG